One genomic segment of Pseudonocardia sp. T1-2H includes these proteins:
- a CDS encoding lysophospholipid acyltransferase family protein — MLYWWSKFVLLGPLLRLYCRPTIEGLEHVPAQGGAILASNHLAVADSFFLPLQVPRRITFLAKREYFTEPGILGRLKKIFFTGVGQVPVDRSGGSAAQAAMDTAIRLLKEGKLLGIYPEGTRSPDGRLYKGKTGVARMALEAGVPVIPVAMIGTDEVNPIGSRMWRPHHVHVKIGQPLDFSRYEGMAGDRFIERSMTDEIMYSLMELSGQTYVDLYAASVKEKAAKAAKAEEAARLPDTKAS, encoded by the coding sequence GTGCTGTACTGGTGGTCCAAGTTCGTGCTGCTGGGTCCGCTCCTCCGGCTCTACTGCCGTCCCACCATCGAGGGGCTCGAACACGTCCCCGCGCAGGGTGGGGCGATCTTGGCCAGCAACCATCTCGCCGTCGCGGACTCGTTCTTCCTGCCGTTGCAGGTGCCGCGGCGGATCACCTTCCTGGCGAAGCGGGAGTACTTCACCGAGCCCGGGATCCTCGGCCGGCTCAAGAAGATCTTCTTCACCGGCGTCGGGCAGGTCCCGGTGGACCGGTCCGGGGGGTCCGCGGCCCAGGCCGCCATGGACACCGCCATCCGGCTGCTGAAGGAGGGCAAGCTGCTCGGGATCTACCCGGAGGGCACGCGCTCGCCGGACGGGCGGCTCTACAAGGGCAAGACCGGCGTGGCCCGGATGGCCCTGGAGGCCGGCGTCCCGGTGATCCCGGTGGCGATGATCGGTACCGACGAGGTCAACCCGATCGGCTCCCGGATGTGGCGGCCGCACCACGTACACGTCAAGATCGGTCAGCCGCTGGACTTCAGCCGCTACGAGGGCATGGCGGGAGACCGGTTCATCGAGCGGTCGATGACGGACGAGATCATGTACTCGCTGATGGAGCTGTCCGGGCAGACCTATGTGGACCTCTACGCCGCCTCGGTGAAGGAGAAGGCCGCGAAGGCCGCGAAGGCGGAGGAGGCGGCCCGGCTGCCGGACACCAAGGCGAGCTGA